CATCTATGCTTGATGAAGCCATTGAGTATCTGAAGCAACTTCAACTGCAAGTTCAGGTTTCAGTTCTGGCCTTTTCCCTTTGACTATTTCTAGCTGCTTGTAGTCTGCTAGATCTTGTGTTTATGTTTTCAAACATGTGAAACGAACATTTAGGTAGGCTTATGGTAATGATTGCTCAGCAGGAGTAGGTACTAAGGTGTGTGTTTTATGTTAAAACAAGTCACATATTGTAATTCGTTTGGTCAAGCACATAACATTTAAGAAATATACTTATTTTCTGAAGAGCGTCTTCTTTGGAAACTTCAATTTAGCGccatctttctattttttttatatctGCCTAAAACATGCTCAATTTGTTATAATAGAAGTTTTTTTTTTCTGTAGTAAACTCTTTGAACTAGATTAGAGGTTAGTGTTCTTTGTTTGATTTGGATCACATTTCTTGGTGGCAGTTGGTTCACGAAGGTCTTTGCTTGCCAGTGATATTATTGTAGATGCATGACATCAACTTGAAGGAAGAATGTTAATATCAACACATAAATTCCTTTGTGCTTTACTGACTTATTTGAGAACAATTGGACCCTCCTTTGAACTATGTGAATTGTCCTATCTAAAAATTTAAGTGTGACTCAACAACTTTATGCCACTATAGTTGTtgtaattttggatatcacccttgttcttgtacaaaggaaccatcgtactccacctccactcttcgggtATCTTCTTcgtcttaaaaataacattaaacaacccaCTCCAAGCCTGCTCGGCCCGCGTTCTTCTACAATTCCACCGTGATTTCGTCTGGTCCGGTCGCTCTGCCCCCGCTCATATTACGCATCGCCTCCTCCACCCTCTTTATCTTAATatgcctacaatacccaaaatcACGCCGATTCTTGGAGTGCTCCAACTCACCTAGCACAGTGCTTCTTTCTCCCTCCTTGTTCAACAATTTATGGAAGTATAACTGTCATCTTTGTCTAATATGTGCCTCGTCCATCAATACTTTGCCGTCCTCGTCTTTGAtacacttcacttggtccaagtcacaTGCCTTCATCTCCccagtgttgtgaagagcgtgaagtGAGGAAAAGCGACAACCCCCATTtggcttaaagcgagaagcgagaagcgaagcgctcgcttttttgaagtgaagcggaatttaaaaaaaaaatttaaaataaatactgcATAGACAACACATGTAACTGTAAGCAAATGTTCAATACTTCAATGTAAAAACTAAAGAGTAGCATCAATTAAAGCAAAAAATGAGCATCCTATTCTTCTGCAAGATTGTCAAATTCTTGTATTCcactatcattattatattgctcGTCATCATTATTATAAAAACAATGAAAGAAGAACTGGGCAGCATTTCAACGAAGAGGAGAAGACTGAGAAAGAAGAACCgaaggtaaaaaaaaaattcgccagcatttcgctgctatttggacgctgaagaagaagaagaagaagaaggaggaggaggaagaggaagaaaTCATCACATACCTGTTGGTGCTGAATCTCTATTGAAGTTGAAAAGGGAACCCTAGTCGCCTCTTTAGAATCTCTGTTGCTGCTGGTCGTGTTTTAATAAAAGAACACTGAACACCtttcttttttaattaaataggctGGCAGCTGTTTAAAACAGAGAAGCGCTCGCTTTGGTTGCTTCGCTTCGTCGCTTCTCGCTTTTTAGCGGGAAGCACACGCTTTTGTCTACCTGAGTCGCTTCATATAGCAGAAGCGGTTAAAGGGTCGCTTcacttcgcttctcgctttaagcgaggaAGCGACCGCTTTTCACAACCCTGCATCTCCCTTACTTTGGCCAACCGGTATAGCATCTTGTACCAGCTTTTGAGTTCCTCGTACAGACGTCCAAACGCCGCAGTCTTAGCCACTGTAACTGCTAACTTCGCCTCTTTTTTTGCCTTCTTATAACACTCCTGATATGTCCTTTTTTCTCCTCGTCTGTACTCTCCACTAGCTTCAAATAAGCCATTTTTtggcttccactttaccttgaacCTCTACATTCCACCACTAGTCCCCTTTGTGACCCTCAGAATAAGCCCGTTGTGTCCCCTAAGACTTCTCTAGCAGCTTCCCTAATGCAATTCGATGCCGTGGTGCATATCCTAGTCACGTTCCTCTACTCCTCCGGGCCCTCATAGCCAGCAACCTCTCCCCAACTCTTGAGTTTTGTCCTTAGTCAAGTTACCCCACTTGATCTTTGGTTACCTGCACACCGCCCTCTTCCTCCTACTCCTCTTGATCTCCAGGTCCATTACTAGGAGCCTATGTTGGGTTGTGAGGTACTCACTAGGGATGACCTTGCAATCAGTGCATAGACCTTTATCACATTTCCTGCAGAGAAGGTAATCAATCTGAATCTTGGCCACCGAACTTCAAAAGAGATGACCAGGTGCTCCTCTCTTTTCGGAAAACTCGAGTTAGTTCTCACCAGATCTAAAGCTCTAGCGAAATCCAAAAGTGAGGTACCTCCCTAATTCCTATCCCTAAAACCGAACCCTCCATGTACATCATCAACTCCTAGCATTAGCCCCAATATggccattgaaatcccctccaaTGAACACTTATATTTATTTAAAGCAGTCTTATACATGAATCAAAAGCAAAAGGCATAAGTAATACTTTTGTATTCTATCcccttttggaagattttgtttCTTAGGTGTGATTAGTCTTGTATCGTTGAAAGTTTTCCACAAAGTCACGACTTTGCTCTTGCTAGTATCGTTGTCTCCTCTCTCGGCCTGGTTAGATGAAAGACACAGGGGCAGTGGAGCTttgaaaaatcaaatcaaaacaggaaaaaggaaaaaaaagaagaagaagaaagaacatGGGACCAAGTGCTATAGAAGCTGTACAAGCTATGTTTACTGATCCCAGTTCCCAACAATTTGATTCTGAATTCGTAACACACAGAGATGTTGGTGTAGGAGTTCGACTCATTGCCAGTACATTACGGAAAATTAGTGGGACAAGTTAAGAGAAAGTATATTGTCTGGATGACCTTTCATTATGTTTCTTACTATTGGGAGTATCATGGCTTAAAGTAGGTTAGAGGAAAAGGGATTGAattaaaaaagggcagcccggtgcattaAGCTCTCGCTATGCGCAGGGtgcggggaagggccggaccacaaaggtctattgtacgcagccttaccctgcatttttgcaagaggctgtttccacggcttgaacccgtgacctcctggtcatatggcagcaactttaccagttacgccaaggctccccttaaAGGAAAAGGGATTAAATTGAGAAGTGAAAATGAAGAAAAACCTATCTTATATTTAAGAATTGTTTTGTATATAGTTCGACAGGTGTGTTGACGTTTCACCTCTAAGTTCACTAGTTTCTTGTTACTCTTTTAGCTAGAATGGATCCATATTTAATTGCTTTTTAGTGAAGCTCATGCTATTTGTCAGTTCTCTATCTTGCAATAAGCATTGTTTCGCTTCAACATTTTCATCCCTAGGGTAGGAAAAACTCAAGAAGAAAGAAATAAATGGTGAGGCCGTGAGGGCTTCAAGGTGCATATTTCTTGTTCCATTGATGGCTTCCATATGTAGAACATTCACCAGTGGAAGTAAGATATAACATAGGGTAAAAATGGAGAAGATGATGTGGTTGGGCAGTGTGATATGCTCCATACTTGAAATCTAGACAATTAGTGAAATTATCTTGTTGTCTTATCCATATTGCGGTTTCTTTCAGTTTCCCCCTTATAATATGAATTACTAAACCTTTTGCTGAATAGATGATTTCAGTTACGAAACCTCCTGAACTATGAATGGATGCAAGTTTCCTGGCGTACTCGTGCTAATTTGAAGAGTTAGCTCTTCCTATTATGATTGATTTATGAAAATGGTAATCTTTTGCTATAATTATCAAATCCTTTGACGTTTTTCACTGGTTAGTAGACAGGGGTACTTGTGATGAACATGAGGTGTTTGCATATATTGTGGCTCTAGAAATTGAGAGGTGCAAAAGATCTTTTAATTACTTGTACTTCCACATAGCTTGCTGAGTAAAGGAAAATAGTTCACTGATATAACTTATATGTGGTCAACAACATACCAAGATTTAATCTAGCAAATAAAAAGTAGTACATAAGAAGTACAGCCgttctttaaaattcaaaaagaatACTCCTCACTGTGCCATCGATCTCAAAGATCAAATGTTTAAACTTTCTTTCTGGGACCgctgatatttgatggtgatgaCAATGAAGTCAGAAGTTATGACTAGTATCATCAAGTGATTTCCGAGGTCTAACCGTATGCTGATTACAATGAAGTCACTACTACTATATCATATCTGTCATTATCTCTTTAAAAACTGCATAATAGAACCTTTGTTTGTCTCCTCCTCTCTTTGGCTTTTCAGATGCTTACCTTGAGGAACGGATTGAGTTTATACCCGGGATATGTCCCTGGGTCTTTGCAGTCAATGCAACTTCCATCTGGTAACGAATTTGATGGGAGAAGTTTTATGCTGAGTGCAAATGGAGGAGCCACACTTCCTGGGAATCGAGAAATGCCGCAGACTGCATTTGAAATTTCCAATCAAAATCTGTCAGGCAAACCATCAGTAACCTCAAATAATGCAGAAAACTCACTAGCTTTTGAAACTACGATTCAGAATCATTATGGACTTCTTAACCATTTAGCATCTTCTAAGGTAAGCTGCCTGTGGTATTTCATTCAGATCCTGTAAGTTAGAAGctaaagcaatttttttatttatattcagGACATATGCCGAGGCGATACACTATCAAGATTGCATTTGGATATGAGTTGCTCCGGAAACAATTCCTCTTCAGGGGTGTCTTCTTAACCAAAATCTATAAAGATGAAGTACTCGAGGAGTTGGTGTAGATGGAATTAACTGGTGATACTGCGAAACTCCAATTGTTTTTACATATCATAAGTTAAAATATTAGCCTAATGGTCGCTGAGATATCCTTAATTGTTATGCTCAATGAGCATAAACGGTACTGTGCTTTTGTAACTGCTGAAACTTGAATTTGACAAGATAACTAGTGTTGACAAAATAACCTTTCAAGCTTTTTAGATGCTTGTAGTGTTGGACGTTTCAAGTTCTTCCACTATCATACTTGAAAATGAAAATATACTACTGTTTTCAAAGCGTGCTATTTCTTTGCAATTTCAGAATATCAAATGCAGGGTGCTTGTTATTCAAAGTTTTTTTAAGTATGCAAATCCGGACAAATTTTAGTTGAATCTAAAAATGTAACTCCGCAAATTACAGTGCAGTACAGATATTCtggtttattttctttataatgTAATTATGAATTGCCTTTGTGGTCCCACTCAGCAGATGGAGTCGAATGAGTTATACTTACAGTGAGGTTACCACTTTCACAGTGAAAGTTTCACTGTGACGGACATGTCATTATTAGTGTCAATGTATTACTGTTTACAGACTACATGCAATTGTAAGGACTGAAACGAGGTATAAACTCTTTTATAGTAAGGTCTATGTCCCTTTTTGAAACTATCTCCTAATGGATCCGCTACAAGATTCAAATTTTTTCCCAATATAAGCAGTGGATGTAGCATCTTCTAAGTACTGTTAAAAAAAACAAGAATAAAGTTAATAAAGGTCCGCTAACAATAATGAAAATAAGGAGGAACTCCAAATATCAGAAAAGGAGAAGCATACGGTGAACTAACTAGATCACCAACTCCACGACATTCTTCTTTAATCATTTCTTAAGTCTTAATTAACAAAAAAGAAACTAAGAGTGACACAATTATTatcaaaaggaagaaaaaaataaaCGGAGAAAAAGGGTGTAGGGATGCATTGGTATCAAGCTCAATTAAAATGGAGCTAAAGTAATCCACCAACATTCTTTAAGCAAAATTTTTGATGACCCTTATCTAACCAAACAATCCAACAAAAAAAAACATAGAAACATAAATTAAATCAATACCAGAGGAAATGATCTCATATGATTCGTTAtaattttagtaaaaaaaataattctacAAATTTACCGATCTTCTATTTGATTTTCTGTGTAAAGGGTAACCAAAATATTTGTAATGGGCTGTAAAATTGATAATAAAGATCATCACACCCTTCAATAAACAAATGCCACCAACTAGACTATATGGTTACGTCCATAAATATTTTCATACACATATAGGTACACGTTTCTTACGAATGtcacaataaagtaaaataatcAAACACGAGTGGGGCAATTTCTCCATTTTTACAAGTCCCATCATTACAGCTCCCCCTCCCCACCCCACTCTCCAATGGTCCCAACTCCCAAAGAAATACCTCTCAACTTAGCTCCAAATATGATCTCCCTCTCTAACAAGCCACAGTTGTCTTTACTACTACTATTAAACACTAGACTAGACTAGAATCCATAGTCCCCACCTTAGTGCCACATGCATTATTTCACCACCATATACTATTATTACTACTAATATGCTTCTTTGTCTTTCTCCTACAACGGTCTCTTCTTTGTTAATGTCTTCTAATAGTATCAGTTAACCAAATTCTCCTCAGTAGGagggaaacaaaaaaaaaagatgtcTGGGTTTCTGAGCGATGAACTCTCAAAAAGAACCTCAATTTTTGGTCTACGTTTATGGGTCGTTTTGGGTATTTGCGTTGGAGCTGCAATTGTGTTAGTTCTCTTCCTTATCTCTCTCTGGTTCACTACAAAACGTAACAATAAAAAAACAACTCTTTCAGTTTCAGctaagaaaaacaaaaacaacaacCCCAATATTCCTAAGGTATCCAAAGAAATTCAAGAAATCCGAATTGACCCATCACGGACTCTACCCGAAAACCCGAAATTACTCCCACCTCCGGTTCCGGACCCATTACCCGAACCCGAGGAAGACACCCAGAATTCAAGTGGTCATCAGAGAATCCATATTGAAGTCGGAAAGGGTCATAAGATTGCCTATCCGGATCGGGTCGGGTTAGGTGGCGGGTCAAGTCATGGTAGTGGAGAAGTATGTTCTGTTGAGCAGGCTATTATTGCTGTGCCTGAGGTTTCACATTTGGGGTGGGGCCATTGGTATACACTGAGAGAGCTTGAGATTGCAACTAATTTCTTTGCTGATGAAAATGTGATTGGTGAAGGTGGTTATGGAATTGTTTACCGTGGAGTTATGGAAGATAGCAGTAACGTTGCTGTTAAGAATTTGCTCAATAACAGGTGCAATTTTCAAAGTTCTTTCCTTTTCGTTGCATATTGTCCAAATATGTTCATAATTCTTGGCCTTGCATGTGTAGTTGCATGTCATTTATGTTAAATGTATGCTCTATCATTGTAATGTGGCATAAATGTGTGAAATGAAGTATCTTTAGGGTTTATGGGTCTTAATTACTAAAATAATAGCTGTAGTTTTATGGGTAAATACAGAagtatttaagttatatataccgacaGTGTAAAACTTTTTTACACTACCTGGAATAGAACCTTGTGGTCCGGATCCGCGCACAATGAGAGCTTAGTTTTTTTTGGAATAGATGGTTAGGTACCATTTTTGTCAAATTACCAATTTATCAGGAGGTTTACATGTAATTACTTAATAAGTGAGATTGTGTAATATCTTTTATACCGATAATGTTTAGAACTTAAACTGCAGTATTAGTTTGTGGAGATAGCTGTTCCTTTTGTCTGTCTTTAAGTTTCCATGTGTGGTTTTCTTTTCAGGGGACAAGCAGAGAGGGAGTTTAAGGTTGAGGTTGAAGCAATTGGTCGAGTTCGGCATAAGAATTTGGTGAGGTTACTCGGTTACTGTGCTGAGGGAGCTCACAGGTAATTTCAATTTTAGTTGTCTGCAGCTTAATTCAGTCGGTTATAGCATTATGTGGTGGTTTTTCTTTACGGTTTGTTGGACCTATCAACTCCGGTGATTCCGGTTTTGAGCTTGAGAGGAGATTACTCAATATGTCAATTTGCTATTCTTAGGATTCTTGTGTATGAGTATGTGGACAACGGGAACTTAGAACAGTGGATCCATGGAGATGTAGGGCCGTGCAGTCCTCTTACATGGGAAATTAGAATGAATATCATTCTTGGAACAGCTAAAGGGTATACTACAGCTAATGTATTTGTTAACTTGTTCTTGagcattaattatttttctatattgtGTTAAAAGGAGTACCTAAAGATTGGTGAGGCTTACAGGTTAACCTATCTGCATGAGGGCCTCGAACCCAAGGTTGTTCACCGTGACATTAAATCAAGCAATATTTTGCTCGATAAGCAATGGAATCCAAAGGTGTCAGACTTTGGCTTGGCAAAGCTTTTGGGCGCTGAAAAGAGCTACATTACTACTCGGGTTATGGGAACATTTGGGTTAGTGCTTGACATTCCAAACTACACTGTTTTGTTGCTAATGTTAAGTTACTCATGGAAAATAAATTGCCAATGGCCCCTTTTTTATCAGTTACGTTGCTCCGGAATATGCTAGCACTGGCATGTTGAATGAGAGAAGTGATGTGTATAGTTTTGGAATTCTTATTATGGAGATCATTAGTGGAAGGAATCCGGTGGATTACAGCCGTCCTCCTGGAGAGGTTTGTCTCATATCATTAATGTTAGTTTCTTGTTTCAGAAAACCTCTTTGATATTTGTTCCAGTTTTGTTCTGACTCTGTTTAATGGATCTGACTCATAGGTAACTCTGGTTGATTGGCTTAAAATAATGGTTTCAAACCGGAATGCGGAGGGTGTTTTGGATCCCAAGTTGGCGGAGAAGCCTTCTTCAAGAGCACTGAAACGTGTCCTTTTGGTAGCATTACGCTGTGTCGACCCCAATGCTCAGAAGAGGCCAAAAATGGGACATGTGATACACATGCTTGAAGCTGATGATTTTCCCTTCCGTGATGTAAGCTGTAGTTTTCCTTCACGCCCTTAAATTAAATGTCACGTTTTCATGAGTCACGATAGTCGATAGCTAAGAATGCCTCTTTTGGTAACTCAATGAAGTGGACTAAATATAAGAACTCAATTTGGATGTAATTGTGCTCTTACTAAGATCTAGTCATGACTCAGGTATCTACTTTTCTAAATGAGCATTTAATGCAGGACATGGCATTATTGTGTGCTAGAATTATGCTTGTTACACCACAATTCAATCACATTAATGAACCTCCTTCTGTATTCTAGTACCAATCACATGGCATTATTTTAAATCTGTTTTATGTGATGTCTGTTTTAGTACATTATGGACCAACacttgttaatttttttttgcaTAGCGCCTGTGTTAACTAGTACGTGGATCATTGCATCAGTTTCCAATCAATATTGTTAGTTGATATTTCATTTTCACTTCCTCTGAATAGCTGTTGAATTGATACAGGAGCGACGAGCTTCGAGGGAACATGGTCGCTTATATCGTGATGGCGTGAAAGAGAGGGTAATGGACAAGCGTATAATTGAATCAGGTGATAGCAGTGGATACGAAAGTAGTGTGCACACCAACCGGTCTTTCTTGAGGAAGCAAGAAACTGATGATGAGCACCAGTAGCCGCACCACGAGTATTAGGAGGTCAATTCCAACCCCTTTTGTTTCTGCCACTTATTTTGGAGATAGTACATGTAAATATCATTCACTTCCCTTCTGCATTTGGGTTAATTCAGCAGTCACGGACTCACGGTAGGTTTTGTAGCATAGCTCTTGTTATTAGTGTATGTAATTGCCCTCAATTTTGTTATGAGCATAGCTGTTCTTTTCTGTGAGTTCTCAGTTTTTTATTTGCTGTGTGTTGGTTTGAGGCGTTTGCCCAAATGAAAGGACATGATTGGATAGTATTGCCACAAACAGTTATTCGGTGCACTCATTGTACGATACCACAACAGGTAAATTTCTTTACTAATCCTAATTTGCTAACCTAAAAAATGCAGTAATTAACCTGCTATAACCCGTTAAGATACACTGATATTGTAAAATTTTTTACGTTGTTCATGTATGTAAGTTAAATCCACCACCAAGTACCAATATAATTATCTCCTTTTAAGTTCTTTCTAACATTGAGGTCAAAAGAGATAGTGCCTTTACTTactcaaaaaaagaagaaaaaaggataGTGACTTGAGGAgaaagtagtagtagtagtaaaaGTATTGTGTGTCTTGCCTTGTATGGATTTTACCTGGATTAGAAAAGCAAAGGTACATTTTTTTGGGACAGAAATTAGATGGGGGGTCCTTTTCTTGTCACCGACAGAAAGCTACATTTCAGAAATGGAGGATTCTTGAGCAATTAACAACTGAAATTAGTCAAAATGCTTGACCATGATAATGTCTGAAGTTGATTTTTCCTTAATCAGGCAACGTTAATGCAAATATTCTTTTGGGTAATTTGGGCTCTGATTGAaatgtttgggggggggggggggggggggggggggattttcaCCTGTCCCTACGAGCAATAAAGTCTCGAGTATGCTACAAAAGAAAGGAAATGAGGTAGGTGTCCTTTGAACTTGGCAGCTACTAGAGATAATTTTTTTGACAGCTAGAGATTGGGATTTTGGACCCACGCATTTTATTATGTTTTCTGGTTTTGTCATAATATGAAAAAAAGGTCGTTATAGGGCAAGTCTTTAGGTGGTTATTTGTTTTACGAGCCTGTTTACTCTTTTTGACCTTTTGACATTTCTGTATGTGAATGAGAGAGGGGAAGAGACGCTGGTTTGCTTTTGGACAATTCTCTAGATTTACCGGAGAATTTCACGTTAGGAGAAATTCAAAGACAATTTAGAAATGTGCCTAAAAAGGCGatattttcaactataaaaaGATTGTTTTCGCACGaattctctctctatatatacagACACATACGGAGTATATAAGTGTATGTATAGTCGCTTTCTCATAAATAGTTTTTAATGATTGTAGTAGAATTGTTCTCTGAGAATATTTTAGTTTCAcgaaaaaaatatgaaaagaaaACAAATACATCACGTGTAACGCTAGTAAGGATAAATGGACGGCCACTCCGGTGGGATACCTAACCCTAATGTCACCACATTTGACACTACGACTTGTAATATGTTAAACTCTTTTTAGTAAGTAATATAAAATCCTGTTAGTGCTTAAAAAAAAAGGATAAATGAACGGTTTTGTTATGAAagtaattatattgtggatgttcatttattactctgctatagataatcttcctgaagaagattatccatttagtactctgttgaaatttatctacaagcaattgatgcaggcaggttgcaagcagctcaatgaaatgatttacaGCAGCtttttattaaacaggcaggttgcaagcagctcatgcagacaacttacaagcagctaaagaaaagccttgcagctgcttcctgaaaagcctcgcagctgcttcctttcttctataaatagaggagttttcagttcattatgtacataagtttgaaagttgaataatatatcagatTCTCTCTAtatttgtctttactttacagtttttattttataacgcgttatcagcacgagattctgccatctcgagaaaatactttgaaagtatcagaggtacgaactttctttttctaaataatgtcaaatctttctaaacttgagtttgtagccctggatatatcgggcaaaagctacatgtcttgggtgtttgatgccgaaattcatcttgatgcgatgggtctggcagacaccatcaaagataaaaatcaggcatcaaaccaagaccgtgccaaagcaatgatattcctacgccatcactttgatgagggcctgaaaatggaatatcttactgttaaagatccagtcatactgtggaataatttgaaagatagttatgaccacctgaagatggtcgttcttccacaggcacgttatgattggactcatctaaggctacaagattttaaatctattagtgagtataattctgctatgttcagaattatttcccaattgaaactatgtggtgataatattactgatcatgatatgttggagaaaactttcaccacttttcatgcctcgaatatgctcctgcagcatcAATATCGAGAGATAggatttaaaaagtattctgaacttatcttacatcttcttgtagccgagcaataTAATGGACTATTAATGAAAAActatgaaagccgacctactggttcttgtccattccctgaagtgaatgagatgaacttccaccaagctaagcgtggaagaggacgtggccccagtcgtggtcatggccgtggtcggggagaaaactctaatcgtggtaataacaatgcaccaaagaaccctcctcaccatcagcagtgaaaaaggaaggaacaaaagcatgaagcggtgcaagaagcaaagccagaaaatgcatgctatagatgtggaggaaaagggcactggtcacgtacatgtcgtacgccaaagcacctggttgagctgtaacaagcctccctgaagaagacagagaaaaatgctgaagcaaattttatttctgaagataatttagacttcatgcatttggatgtagcaaATTATTTTGCACTttcagaaggagaaacaagtcatgtgatcggtagtgaatctgtagaaatgtaaatattttaatttttgttgtttatagtagatagtatggttatgtaattgttatatataaataaaagttatgctttgataataatatttactatcatatttattttgtttatgtcattttgaagaatatggataatcctcaaattatgtttggatcaaagaccaatcacgaagatatttgtgtaattgatagtggaacaactcgtgccatattcaaagatcagaaatacttttcttatttgcataaggaaaaagcaaatgtttctataatttctggtaatataagtttgattgaaagCTCcagaagagctattgtatttctatctaagggaacaaaacttattatagacaatgtATTATTCtcttccaagtcccgaagaaatttgttgagttttatagatatccgccgaaatgggtatcatgttgagacaatagatgaaatgaacgtggaatatctttgtattacaaagaatatttctggccagaaatgcattgtagaaaagttgccaactttatcttctggcttatactattcaaagattagtacagttgaagcacactttatcgtaaaccagaagtttactgattcaaatacttttgtgctttggcatggccgtttgggccatcctggatcaataatgatgagacgaattattgAAAATTCGAGtgagcatccattaaagaacctgaagattcttacaatgatgaattttcttgtgatgcttgttatcaaggcaaaatgatcacttgaccatcaccaatgaaggttggcattgaatcccctacctttttagaacatatacatggggatatatgtggacatattcacccaccaagtgggctgtttagatattttatggtcctaatagatgcatcttcaagatctgcaattgatagcaagaccactacttatgaaaataaaattgcccactactgtttggggccatgttatcttgcacgcaacatcacttatccgtctcagaccaacacattataataaatattctccgccataatttgtttttggtcatgaactaaATATTGCACATCTACGaattttggatgtgctgtatatgtgccagtagtaCCACCACAGca
This region of Nicotiana tomentosiformis chromosome 4, ASM39032v3, whole genome shotgun sequence genomic DNA includes:
- the LOC104117811 gene encoding probable serine/threonine-protein kinase At1g01540; this translates as MSGFLSDELSKRTSIFGLRLWVVLGICVGAAIVLVLFLISLWFTTKRNNKKTTLSVSAKKNKNNNPNIPKVSKEIQEIRIDPSRTLPENPKLLPPPVPDPLPEPEEDTQNSSGHQRIHIEVGKGHKIAYPDRVGLGGGSSHGSGEVCSVEQAIIAVPEVSHLGWGHWYTLRELEIATNFFADENVIGEGGYGIVYRGVMEDSSNVAVKNLLNNRGQAEREFKVEVEAIGRVRHKNLVRLLGYCAEGAHRILVYEYVDNGNLEQWIHGDVGPCSPLTWEIRMNIILGTAKGLTYLHEGLEPKVVHRDIKSSNILLDKQWNPKVSDFGLAKLLGAEKSYITTRVMGTFGYVAPEYASTGMLNERSDVYSFGILIMEIISGRNPVDYSRPPGEVTLVDWLKIMVSNRNAEGVLDPKLAEKPSSRALKRVLLVALRCVDPNAQKRPKMGHVIHMLEADDFPFRDERRASREHGRLYRDGVKERVMDKRIIESGDSSGYESSVHTNRSFLRKQETDDEHQ